Within Penaeus monodon isolate SGIC_2016 unplaced genomic scaffold, NSTDA_Pmon_1 PmonScaffold_1673, whole genome shotgun sequence, the genomic segment aTTTGCAAAAGGCCTCATATCCGAAACCATACTAGTTTAGAGGCATATTCctaaatacatacaaatgagaAACCATACAGttgtgagatttgtaacaaggCCTTCTCGGAGAAAAGTAAAGTAGTGAGGCATATGagaatacatacaaaggagaaaccatactGCCGTGAattttgcaataaggccttcgtAACCAAATCCAGTCTAGTAAGGCATATCCGAATGCTACACATAAGAGCCGTACAGTTGTGAGATTTATAATGATCTTTCCTCACGGAAGGTTTACTCTAGTGTGAGCCACGTGAGAATGCATACAAAGAAAGGCCATACGATGTAAAATCTGCATAAGCCTTCTCAAGCAATTTCATCTAGTTCGCCATTTGGAGGGTAATGCAAAGGAGAAGACATACAGCTGTGAGCTTTTGTAACAAGCCATCTCGAAGAAATCTACTCTAGTGAGTCATATGAGAGGTACTACAAATGAGAAGCGATACAGCTGTGagaatttgcaataaggccttctagtCAAGAGCATCGAGTAAGGCAATATTCGAACACATACAAATGAGAAGCCGTATagttgtgagatttgcaacaaggcgtTCTCAAGGAAATTTCATCTAGTGTGCCATGTGAGAGTCCAcacaaaggagaaaccatacagctgtgagatttgtaagaAAGCCTTCTCGAAGAAATCTAATCTAGTGTTCCATATgagaatacggttcatatatatgtttatacctagatatcaatatatatatctatatctatgtctatctatgcaactatctattcatctatatatatatatatatatatatatatatatatatatattatatatatatatatatagatataatatgcatccatatttacacacaaaccacacacgcacagaagcacccacaacacacaccccacatatatatatatatatatattatatatatatatatatatatatatatatatatatatatgcatatatatata encodes:
- the LOC119569581 gene encoding zinc finger protein 570-like — translated: FVYLISNHYSHRAGMIVCMDAPTHSCACEICNKAFSEKSKVVRHMRIHTKEKPYCREFCNKAFVTKSSLVRHIRMLHIRAPYSCEICNKAFSRKFHLVCHVRVHTKEKPYSCEICKKAFSKKSNLVFHMRIRIRAPLTDDICLK